From a region of the Leptospira kmetyi serovar Malaysia str. Bejo-Iso9 genome:
- a CDS encoding type II secretion system F family protein, whose amino-acid sequence MAIYSYVAFNKKGKEEKGIIDAASLQAARSKLKNKGLYVRNISEDSEKKDRELFPFLAKYFYRIPRKEVGLFSRQLATLLGAGIPLDKSLSSIVEQTDNQNFRKVLTGMQANITEGSSLSEAMKKHPDVFPNQYPSLVAVGEKTGDYEATLTRLAELEEKSSELKAKVQVAMVYPFIMGSLSIFVTIFLLTVVIPQIQELFMQFDAKLPLITRIVIGVSDILIGFWWLLLAIGFAGVVGFIYWKNTPQGKKNWDEFVLKIPILGSLARKVLVSSFARNIGILLSNRVPLITTLTIVEKIVDHSIFGEEIKNAVERIKEGEKLSASFSGSVILPQMVVGMIAAGEVSDRVPEMMNKLADIYDTEVDTAIKTMTQSMEPLMIVVMGLLIGTIMASIMVPMYNLTQQLQNI is encoded by the coding sequence ATGGCCATTTATTCTTACGTAGCATTCAACAAAAAAGGTAAAGAAGAGAAAGGAATCATAGACGCCGCTTCGCTTCAAGCCGCGAGATCCAAGTTAAAGAACAAGGGTCTTTATGTTCGAAACATTTCCGAGGACTCCGAAAAAAAAGATCGGGAACTTTTTCCATTCTTAGCAAAATACTTTTATAGAATCCCGCGCAAGGAAGTCGGACTTTTTTCAAGGCAACTCGCGACCTTACTCGGCGCCGGAATTCCGCTCGACAAATCCCTTTCAAGCATCGTGGAACAAACGGACAATCAGAACTTTAGAAAAGTTTTAACCGGAATGCAGGCGAATATCACGGAAGGTTCTTCCCTTTCGGAAGCGATGAAAAAACATCCGGACGTTTTTCCGAATCAATATCCTTCTCTCGTTGCCGTTGGAGAAAAAACCGGAGATTACGAAGCCACGTTAACCCGTCTTGCGGAGCTCGAGGAAAAATCGAGCGAACTCAAGGCAAAGGTTCAAGTGGCGATGGTTTATCCGTTCATCATGGGTTCCTTATCCATTTTCGTTACCATCTTTTTATTAACCGTCGTAATTCCTCAGATCCAAGAATTGTTTATGCAGTTCGACGCGAAACTTCCTCTCATCACTCGAATCGTGATCGGAGTTTCGGATATTCTCATCGGGTTTTGGTGGCTTCTTCTCGCGATCGGTTTTGCGGGTGTGGTCGGTTTTATCTATTGGAAAAACACTCCCCAAGGTAAAAAGAATTGGGACGAGTTCGTATTAAAAATTCCGATCTTAGGTTCTCTCGCCCGCAAGGTTCTTGTGAGCAGCTTCGCAAGAAACATAGGAATTCTTTTGAGCAACCGGGTTCCTTTGATTACCACGCTTACGATCGTGGAAAAAATCGTGGATCATTCCATCTTCGGAGAAGAAATCAAAAACGCTGTCGAAAGAATCAAAGAAGGTGAAAAACTTTCGGCTTCGTTCAGCGGCTCCGTGATTCTTCCCCAAATGGTGGTCGGTATGATCGCCGCGGGAGAGGTTTCCGATCGGGTTCCGGAGATGATGAACAAACTCGCCGATATTTACGACACCGAAGTCGACACCGCGATTAAAACGATGACACAATCCATGGAACCGTTGATGATCGTCGTCATGGGTCTTCTCATTGGAACGATTATGGCCTCGATCATGGTCCCAATGTACAACTTGACGCAACAACTTCAGAATATATAG
- the gspE gene encoding type II secretion system ATPase GspE, translated as MKTLGDILIEEGIISEKDLEDSLKVQKKNNLPLSHIIQKKGIAGESDILRALSKLYHLEFREKLEFTGMEDVFLQVPLKLIQRSRIVPFQLSKKTIRIAVSDPSDLHPMDDARNFLKGYNVEFILAPEPEIMRIIHSHFDTTSSAAKEMLNEMEGSFSELAEAFENETLDLSDDAPIIKMVNVILSQAVNERASDIHIEPYEKSLVVRYRVDGILHNVLSPPKSYHAGISSRIKIMSNLNIAENRLPQDGRIKLRLAGKDIDIRVSTIPCQFGERIVMRLLNKTDQKYSLDTMGFYPDLIKSLRSLIYEPHGIVLVTGPTGSGKSTTLYSALSELNTEERNIITCEDPVEYQIDGISQMQMQEKIGLTFATGLRAILRQDPDVIMVGEIRDEETARIAIQASLTGHLVFSTLHTNDAASAATRLVDMGIEPYLITSTVLGFMAQRLVRVICSQCKESYKPTASELESIGIPKKLLKNGTLHRGKGCSHCMGTGFKGRTGIYELLLVNSHIKHAILQGKDAGQLNEIALEHNFQTLKDYGIKKVIDGVTTIDEVLRVT; from the coding sequence GTGAAAACTCTCGGAGATATCCTAATCGAAGAGGGGATCATATCCGAAAAAGATCTGGAAGATTCCCTTAAAGTTCAGAAAAAAAACAACCTTCCTCTCAGTCATATCATTCAAAAAAAAGGAATCGCGGGGGAAAGCGATATTCTCCGCGCCTTATCCAAACTCTATCATCTTGAGTTCCGGGAAAAACTGGAATTTACCGGAATGGAAGACGTATTTCTTCAAGTTCCGTTGAAGCTCATCCAAAGAAGCAGAATCGTTCCGTTTCAACTTTCGAAAAAGACGATTCGGATCGCCGTTTCCGATCCGTCCGATCTGCATCCGATGGACGACGCGCGCAACTTTTTAAAAGGTTATAACGTAGAATTCATTCTCGCTCCGGAACCGGAGATCATGAGAATCATCCATTCTCATTTCGATACGACATCCTCGGCCGCCAAAGAGATGTTAAACGAGATGGAGGGAAGTTTTTCCGAACTCGCGGAAGCCTTCGAAAACGAAACCCTCGATCTCAGCGACGACGCCCCGATCATCAAGATGGTCAACGTCATTCTTTCCCAAGCGGTGAATGAAAGGGCTTCGGATATCCACATCGAACCGTACGAAAAATCGCTCGTGGTTCGTTATCGTGTGGACGGTATTTTGCATAACGTGCTCAGTCCTCCGAAATCGTATCACGCCGGAATTTCATCCCGTATCAAGATCATGTCGAATTTGAACATCGCCGAGAACCGTCTTCCTCAGGACGGAAGAATCAAACTCAGACTTGCCGGTAAGGACATCGACATTCGGGTTTCCACGATTCCTTGTCAGTTCGGAGAACGGATCGTAATGAGGCTTTTGAACAAAACGGATCAAAAGTATTCTCTCGATACGATGGGATTTTATCCGGACCTCATCAAGTCGCTTCGTTCCTTGATTTACGAACCGCATGGAATCGTTTTGGTTACGGGTCCGACGGGTTCCGGTAAATCGACTACGCTTTATTCCGCGTTAAGCGAACTCAACACAGAAGAAAGAAACATCATCACCTGCGAAGATCCCGTGGAATATCAGATCGACGGAATCTCCCAAATGCAGATGCAGGAAAAAATCGGTCTTACCTTTGCGACCGGTCTTCGCGCCATTCTTCGTCAGGACCCGGACGTCATCATGGTGGGGGAGATTCGGGATGAAGAAACCGCAAGGATCGCGATCCAAGCTTCTCTTACCGGTCACCTTGTGTTTTCTACGCTTCACACAAACGACGCCGCGAGCGCCGCAACCCGTCTCGTCGATATGGGAATCGAACCGTATCTCATCACTTCTACCGTGTTGGGTTTTATGGCGCAAAGACTTGTGCGCGTGATCTGCAGTCAATGTAAAGAATCGTACAAACCGACCGCATCCGAACTCGAATCGATCGGAATTCCCAAAAAACTTCTGAAAAACGGAACGCTTCACAGAGGCAAGGGATGTTCTCATTGTATGGGAACCGGTTTTAAGGGAAGAACGGGGATCTATGAACTTTTATTGGTGAATTCTCATATCAAACATGCGATCCTACAAGGTAAGGACGCGGGACAATTGAACGAGATCGCTCTCGAACACAATTTTCAAACGTTGAAGGATTACGGAATCAAAAAGGTGATCGACGGCGTGACTACGATCGACGAGGTCCTCAGGGTAACTTAA
- the gspD gene encoding type II secretion system secretin GspD, with protein MPGTTNQIPFFRVFSILMLLFLVWDKPVLSQSKKKTSVKTKSTAPEEPAERTFYANWRDTELNDFLKGMSAILRKNILLDESLKGKKITIISQKEIPIKNAFIFMKSVLESLGFGVVEEPDLISIVKIKDALARSPVVRVGKDLIPENEVGDFRTITQIIPVENVKPEELEPILKRLTSPNTDVIVYKNTNTIVLSGSAADINKLLILVNELDMKLEEASPGAIASAGDVHIYTLEHSEAEKIAATLVKLDNPVVQSEEISPEKKAQGVIPGKVDKIKAVGHKESNSVIVTATNTEWTEIRKIIKVLDSARKQVLLEVLIVELTSSDLNDFGIDWRYKGEAFGQFNSGLSKEANIINSNGQINPNINTLSGFSLGFLKAGSEQIIGILSANQGNENFNVLSAPQVLTVDNQEAEISVGQDVPVRTQSRNAGLGGANAVTVDNYEYRPTGIKLKFTPHVNKNNKITLELFQEIKNIAEIALSGGNPTFNRREIKTSISIENTQSIVIGGLISNDKQKRIIKIPLLGDIPYLGHLFKRTTEKIKKTNLMVFITPHILDSRENADKMTVKKKMQQERYELERERILNKEKEIKERGD; from the coding sequence ATGCCCGGAACAACCAATCAAATTCCATTCTTCAGAGTATTTTCGATTCTCATGCTATTGTTTTTAGTGTGGGACAAACCCGTATTATCCCAATCGAAAAAGAAAACCTCCGTTAAGACGAAATCGACCGCGCCAGAAGAACCCGCAGAAAGAACCTTTTACGCAAACTGGAGAGATACGGAATTGAACGACTTTCTCAAAGGAATGAGCGCCATTCTGAGAAAGAATATTCTTTTGGACGAAAGTTTAAAGGGCAAAAAAATCACGATCATTTCTCAAAAAGAAATTCCGATCAAAAACGCATTTATCTTTATGAAATCAGTTTTGGAAAGTTTAGGCTTCGGTGTTGTAGAAGAACCGGATCTGATTTCCATCGTTAAGATCAAGGACGCTTTGGCGAGATCTCCCGTGGTTCGGGTCGGAAAGGATTTGATTCCCGAAAACGAGGTGGGCGATTTCAGAACGATCACCCAAATCATTCCCGTCGAAAACGTAAAACCGGAAGAATTGGAACCGATTCTAAAACGTCTGACTTCTCCGAACACCGATGTGATCGTTTACAAGAATACGAACACGATCGTTCTTTCCGGTTCCGCAGCCGACATCAATAAATTGTTGATTTTAGTCAACGAACTCGACATGAAACTGGAAGAAGCAAGTCCGGGTGCGATCGCCTCCGCGGGAGACGTTCACATCTACACGCTAGAACACAGCGAAGCGGAAAAGATCGCCGCGACCCTTGTAAAACTCGACAACCCGGTCGTTCAATCCGAAGAAATTTCTCCCGAGAAAAAAGCGCAGGGAGTAATTCCGGGTAAGGTTGATAAGATCAAGGCGGTCGGTCACAAAGAATCGAACTCCGTGATCGTAACCGCAACCAACACGGAATGGACCGAAATCAGAAAGATCATCAAGGTTTTGGATTCCGCAAGAAAACAAGTTCTCTTGGAAGTATTGATCGTGGAACTCACCTCCAGCGACTTAAACGACTTCGGTATCGACTGGAGATATAAGGGAGAAGCCTTCGGTCAGTTCAACTCGGGTCTTTCCAAAGAAGCGAACATCATCAACTCGAACGGACAGATCAATCCGAACATCAACACTCTCAGCGGTTTCTCTTTAGGATTTTTAAAAGCGGGTTCCGAACAGATCATCGGGATCTTAAGCGCCAATCAAGGAAACGAAAACTTCAACGTTTTGTCTGCTCCACAGGTTTTGACCGTGGATAACCAAGAAGCGGAGATCAGCGTCGGTCAGGACGTTCCCGTTCGAACCCAGAGTAGAAACGCAGGTCTTGGCGGCGCGAACGCCGTAACCGTGGACAACTACGAATACCGCCCCACAGGGATCAAACTCAAGTTCACTCCGCACGTGAATAAGAACAACAAGATCACTTTGGAACTTTTCCAAGAGATCAAAAACATCGCTGAGATCGCTCTTTCGGGCGGTAACCCTACGTTCAACAGAAGAGAAATCAAAACTTCCATCTCCATTGAAAACACACAATCGATCGTCATCGGGGGACTCATCTCGAACGATAAACAAAAAAGAATCATTAAAATTCCTTTGCTCGGAGACATTCCGTATTTGGGTCATCTTTTCAAAAGAACCACGGAAAAAATCAAGAAGACGAACTTGATGGTTTTTATCACACCGCATATACTAGACAGTAGAGAAAACGCGGATAAGATGACCGTGAAAAAGAAAATGCAACAGGAAAGATACGAACTCGAAAGAGAGAGAATTCTTAATAAAGAAAAAGAAATCAAAGAAAGAGGGGATTGA
- a CDS encoding general secretion pathway protein GspC produces MNAIFLELRKNTFYTLIPVILFFSYSLAYLLRAVILAFLNPSVQTVSSNVNPVRKTGPETNRALSSYEEMVQGNLIRGIVPRAGEIQTEGEMSTAPPDTGEGEEMKITGTLSGHWSFARVTIVEKGKPEAQEFATGETVAGYKIRSIALNYVVLEKGGIALKVEIGQTPGEARAKLNPEAGAKADGGQPASADTIRKVLSRQDVNRKLKDPAAIYKNGRFGPALINGKITGYKIYSVAPDHIFYALGARNGDIIKRVNGMPLTETEKMLEIWGAVKTADKITVDVERGSQILTYEFIIRN; encoded by the coding sequence ATGAACGCGATTTTTTTAGAACTCAGAAAGAACACTTTCTATACGCTCATTCCCGTTATATTATTCTTTTCTTATTCTCTTGCGTATCTTTTGAGAGCGGTCATTCTCGCGTTTTTAAATCCAAGCGTTCAGACAGTCAGTTCCAACGTGAATCCGGTTCGAAAAACGGGACCGGAAACCAACCGCGCGCTTTCTTCCTACGAAGAAATGGTTCAAGGAAACTTGATCCGTGGAATCGTCCCGAGAGCCGGTGAAATCCAAACCGAAGGTGAAATGTCCACCGCACCGCCCGATACGGGAGAAGGCGAGGAAATGAAAATCACCGGAACGTTGAGCGGACATTGGTCTTTTGCCCGAGTTACGATCGTGGAAAAAGGAAAACCCGAGGCTCAAGAATTTGCGACGGGAGAAACCGTAGCAGGATATAAGATCCGTTCGATCGCATTAAACTACGTCGTTTTAGAAAAGGGAGGGATCGCTCTTAAGGTCGAGATCGGTCAAACCCCCGGAGAAGCAAGGGCTAAATTGAACCCGGAAGCGGGCGCAAAAGCGGACGGTGGGCAACCGGCCTCGGCGGATACGATCCGAAAGGTTCTTTCAAGACAAGACGTAAATCGAAAGTTAAAAGACCCGGCGGCCATCTATAAAAACGGAAGATTCGGTCCGGCCTTGATCAACGGAAAGATCACCGGATACAAAATCTACAGCGTTGCGCCGGATCATATTTTTTACGCGTTAGGAGCGAGAAACGGAGACATCATAAAACGGGTGAACGGAATGCCGTTGACCGAAACCGAAAAAATGTTAGAGATCTGGGGAGCCGTAAAAACTGCCGATAAGATTACGGTAGATGTGGAAAGAGGTAGCCAGATTCTCACCTACGAATTTATTATCAGAAACTAA
- a CDS encoding M23 family metallopeptidase: MNSWNTKRKNKSSRRAGSRSARPGSDTKKVNGKLFFIPLISTLVLTSLSADPLKNYDAEISEYTNKDSSFFSDKEERKIKQLFSQSPENWQEEKYSLNYHKDKSNLELPSFISVNKIISSKIVSHSGIIYKNYVVKPKDSLSKIARAMKTSVQKISAANGLKKNSTLQLGQNLSIPVQVKNASREKVEFRKVFVYPVVNAKVTSRFGRRKDPFHTGSGGYHTGLDFGGSQGAPILASADGIVSFTGVNGGYGNTVIIDHENGYKTMYAHCAKITIEQGTRVSAGTVIGAVGRTGSATGPHLHFEVFLNGNRINPDAALRKTLKIVTPLDPGKFARL; the protein is encoded by the coding sequence ATGAACTCGTGGAATACAAAAAGAAAAAATAAATCCTCCAGAAGAGCAGGTTCAAGATCGGCCAGACCCGGTTCCGATACTAAAAAGGTGAATGGAAAACTTTTTTTTATTCCCCTGATTTCCACATTGGTTCTGACCTCTCTTTCCGCAGATCCGCTGAAGAATTACGACGCGGAGATTTCGGAATACACCAATAAGGATTCTTCCTTTTTTTCCGACAAGGAAGAGCGCAAAATCAAACAACTGTTCTCCCAGTCCCCCGAAAACTGGCAGGAAGAAAAGTATTCCCTCAATTATCACAAAGACAAATCCAATTTAGAGCTTCCGAGCTTTATCAGCGTCAACAAGATCATCTCCTCGAAGATCGTTAGCCACAGCGGAATCATTTATAAGAATTACGTCGTTAAACCGAAGGATTCTCTTTCCAAGATCGCAAGAGCGATGAAAACTTCCGTGCAGAAAATCAGCGCGGCCAACGGTTTGAAAAAGAATTCCACTCTGCAACTCGGTCAAAATCTTTCCATTCCCGTTCAGGTAAAAAACGCAAGCCGTGAAAAAGTAGAATTCCGCAAGGTATTCGTTTATCCGGTCGTAAACGCGAAAGTCACTTCCCGTTTCGGTAGAAGAAAGGATCCGTTTCATACGGGTTCGGGCGGTTATCATACCGGACTGGATTTCGGCGGTTCTCAAGGCGCGCCCATTCTCGCTTCTGCGGACGGAATCGTTTCGTTTACGGGAGTCAACGGCGGATACGGAAATACGGTCATCATCGATCACGAAAACGGTTATAAAACCATGTATGCGCATTGCGCGAAAATTACGATCGAACAGGGAACGAGAGTCAGCGCGGGAACGGTCATAGGTGCCGTCGGCAGAACCGGTTCGGCAACGGGACCTCATCTCCATTTTGAAGTCTTTTTAAACGGTAATAGAATCAATCCGGACGCGGCTTTGAGAAAGACGCTGAAGATTGTTACACCTTTAGACCCCGGTAAATTTGCCAGACTGTAG
- a CDS encoding type II secretion system-associated lipoprotein: MFRITVFLLPAIFFFLAGCGNRLIRKDAVAQINEHYAEKIYYLTQDKKVSNTETFKKGMLVRIYVESTPSMVKIKCYPADHKREYAIGRMIIYQLNDEYSGKKITIEDLDKLIANELVEYKKKK, from the coding sequence ATGTTTCGTATCACCGTTTTCCTGCTTCCAGCGATCTTTTTCTTCCTCGCCGGATGCGGAAACCGACTGATCCGCAAAGACGCAGTAGCTCAGATCAACGAACACTACGCGGAAAAAATTTATTACCTGACCCAAGACAAAAAGGTCTCCAATACGGAAACTTTTAAGAAGGGAATGCTCGTTCGGATTTATGTGGAATCAACGCCTTCGATGGTGAAGATCAAATGTTATCCCGCGGATCATAAAAGGGAATACGCCATCGGAAGAATGATCATCTATCAATTGAACGATGAATACAGCGGCAAAAAAATTACGATAGAGGATCTGGATAAACTGATAGCCAATGAACTCGTGGAATACAAAAAGAAAAAATAA
- a CDS encoding YifB family Mg chelatase-like AAA ATPase, translating to MKNSWICLTGANLEGLDAFAVGVEINLKRGLPRFMITGLAAQSIRESTERVRIALENSGYSCPFQNILVNLSPAGRKKEGTLLDLSIACGILVLTGQIFPSGKLQRTLLLGELGLDGSLKPLKGVLPILSGMPSEKYDTVILPFPNREEASLLKKFEVFGISHLRELEDVLENRKRPEAKSRIQVREIEILKDIELYQDQMVAFRAAEIAAAGWHHILFSGPPGIGKSLLSKMIGLLLPSPEENEALDILKIRSAISPLKELIAERPYRAPHHTTSEVTLVGGSRDLRMGEVTLANRGILFLDELAEYKSGILQTLREPMEEGSITVSRISGTVIYPAHFLLVAATNPCPCGFYDVKGGNCSCSKDRIKKYQAPYSGPFRDRIDLEVRMFPLGEEKEKERKRIPITLKESKAKIQKAALIQKERYRGNEFYFNGQLRGNFVNSYLQFDSVCEEILEKEMRNRKLSVRKFNQIRKVARTIADLEEKEFVEADHLLEALNFQNAGNYGENRAVA from the coding sequence ATGAAAAATTCTTGGATCTGTTTGACCGGAGCCAATCTGGAAGGACTCGATGCGTTTGCGGTCGGGGTGGAAATCAATCTCAAGCGGGGATTGCCCCGGTTTATGATTACGGGTCTTGCGGCTCAATCCATTCGGGAATCCACCGAAAGAGTCCGGATCGCACTGGAGAACAGCGGCTATTCCTGTCCGTTCCAGAATATTCTCGTAAACCTTTCCCCCGCCGGAAGAAAAAAGGAAGGCACCCTGCTCGATCTTTCGATCGCCTGCGGGATTCTCGTTTTGACCGGACAGATTTTTCCTTCTGGAAAATTACAAAGAACCCTTCTTTTGGGAGAATTGGGTTTGGACGGAAGTCTCAAACCGTTGAAGGGAGTTTTACCGATTCTTTCGGGAATGCCGTCCGAAAAATACGATACCGTAATTCTTCCCTTTCCCAATCGGGAAGAAGCGTCCTTGCTCAAAAAATTCGAGGTCTTCGGGATCTCGCACTTACGAGAACTCGAGGACGTTTTGGAAAATCGAAAACGACCGGAAGCCAAATCAAGAATTCAAGTCCGAGAGATCGAGATTTTAAAAGATATCGAACTCTATCAGGACCAGATGGTTGCGTTTCGCGCGGCCGAGATCGCGGCCGCCGGTTGGCATCATATTCTTTTTTCGGGACCGCCCGGAATCGGGAAAAGTCTGCTGTCGAAGATGATCGGACTTTTACTTCCTTCTCCCGAAGAAAACGAGGCCTTGGACATTTTGAAAATTCGATCCGCGATTTCTCCTTTGAAAGAATTGATCGCCGAAAGACCGTATCGCGCTCCACACCATACCACTTCGGAAGTAACGTTAGTCGGCGGTTCCCGAGATTTGAGAATGGGAGAAGTCACTCTTGCAAACCGGGGAATTCTATTCTTGGATGAACTCGCGGAATATAAATCGGGAATATTACAAACGCTTCGAGAGCCGATGGAAGAAGGTTCTATCACCGTTTCAAGAATCAGCGGCACCGTGATTTATCCGGCCCACTTTCTGCTCGTCGCGGCGACCAATCCTTGTCCTTGCGGTTTCTACGACGTGAAAGGTGGAAACTGTTCCTGCAGTAAGGATCGAATCAAAAAATACCAGGCGCCCTATTCCGGTCCGTTCCGAGATCGCATCGATTTGGAGGTTCGTATGTTTCCTCTCGGCGAGGAAAAAGAAAAAGAACGAAAGAGAATTCCGATTACTTTGAAGGAATCAAAGGCGAAAATTCAGAAAGCCGCTTTGATCCAAAAGGAACGGTATCGCGGAAACGAGTTTTACTTCAACGGACAACTCAGAGGAAACTTCGTGAATTCGTATCTACAGTTTGATTCCGTTTGCGAGGAAATTTTGGAAAAGGAAATGAGAAACCGAAAGTTGAGCGTTCGTAAGTTCAATCAGATTCGAAAAGTGGCTCGGACGATCGCAGATTTGGAGGAGAAAGAGTTCGTGGAGGCAGATCACCTTCTAGAGGCCCTGAATTTCCAGAATGCCGGAAATTACGGAGAAAACAGGGCCGTCGCTTAA
- a CDS encoding YraN family protein yields MTAVRKSKGDEGESIASDFLISLGHTILKRNYRFGRAEIDIISNKEEVLYFTEVKFWKEFKEFHPFVAFNSAKQNRMRRAAEAFIAADLSFQNHFVSFCLVSVNAKKGCEYYPDLF; encoded by the coding sequence TTGACGGCGGTTCGAAAAAGCAAAGGAGACGAGGGAGAATCCATCGCTTCCGATTTTTTGATTTCGCTCGGACATACGATCCTCAAAAGAAATTACCGCTTCGGCCGCGCCGAAATCGACATAATCTCAAACAAAGAAGAAGTCCTTTATTTTACCGAAGTCAAGTTCTGGAAGGAATTTAAGGAATTTCATCCGTTCGTCGCATTCAACTCCGCCAAACAAAACAGGATGAGAAGAGCCGCGGAAGCGTTTATCGCCGCCGACCTTTCCTTTCAAAATCATTTTGTCTCATTCTGTCTTGTCTCCGTAAATGCGAAAAAGGGATGTGAATATTATCCTGACCTCTTCTGA
- a CDS encoding HD-GYP domain-containing protein — MKKLAVSELKPGMRFSKPVYLDKENLFITSNTPVTDSDLDRLNKFGIREVMTAGEILQLGGSVSSDPEILETSIDDIIINTVVEEELQPLKAVYDNLNRIKVTFGNLFRETTQILQDVFKKTLDEKPLEVTPVREIAERLTDFVRTNQNISYLILANNPTGYYLYNQIANATFYSLILGKLLEYSRPKMIDLGISCLLADIGMCKVPSAVSEKNEQLSDEEFKTIMKHTILGYQILSQKMKLKNNLAIVALQHHERYDGNGYPQKLAGTAIEEQARIYAIADNFSALVTNRPHRKKILPHEAIKSMISMDVGKFDLKLVRSLLGHLSLYPVGSCIELSDKRIGVVLGPNPDKPIRPCIRIIKDEYGEMVRNLILVDLLKETNLFISRPVDLQEISA, encoded by the coding sequence ATGAAGAAGTTAGCCGTATCCGAACTTAAGCCGGGAATGAGATTCTCAAAACCCGTTTACTTAGATAAGGAAAATTTATTTATCACCTCCAACACTCCGGTAACCGACAGCGACCTAGATCGTTTGAATAAGTTCGGAATCAGAGAGGTTATGACGGCGGGAGAAATTCTCCAGTTAGGCGGAAGCGTTTCCTCCGATCCGGAAATTCTGGAAACAAGCATAGACGACATCATCATCAATACCGTCGTGGAAGAAGAGTTACAGCCTCTCAAAGCCGTTTACGACAACCTGAATCGAATCAAGGTGACGTTCGGAAATCTTTTCCGAGAAACCACTCAAATCCTTCAGGACGTTTTTAAAAAGACCTTGGACGAAAAACCGCTCGAAGTCACGCCCGTGCGAGAGATCGCGGAACGTCTGACGGACTTCGTACGGACCAATCAAAACATATCCTATCTGATTCTTGCGAACAATCCGACCGGTTATTATCTCTACAATCAGATCGCAAACGCGACCTTCTATTCTCTGATTCTTGGAAAACTTCTGGAATATTCCAGACCGAAGATGATCGATCTCGGGATTTCCTGTTTGCTCGCCGATATCGGTATGTGCAAGGTTCCGTCCGCGGTTTCGGAAAAGAACGAACAACTCAGCGACGAAGAATTCAAAACGATCATGAAACATACGATTCTGGGTTATCAGATTCTTTCCCAAAAGATGAAACTCAAAAACAACCTCGCGATCGTGGCGCTTCAACACCATGAACGATACGACGGAAACGGTTATCCTCAAAAGTTAGCCGGAACCGCAATCGAGGAACAAGCGAGAATCTACGCGATCGCCGATAATTTTTCCGCGCTCGTTACCAATCGTCCTCATAGAAAAAAAATTCTTCCGCACGAAGCGATCAAATCGATGATCAGCATGGACGTTGGAAAATTCGATCTCAAGTTGGTTCGATCTCTTCTGGGTCATCTTTCTTTGTATCCCGTGGGATCTTGTATCGAACTTTCGGACAAAAGAATCGGAGTAGTGTTGGGTCCAAATCCGGATAAACCGATCCGTCCCTGCATTCGTATTATAAAAGATGAATATGGTGAAATGGTCCGCAATCTGATTCTCGTGGATCTTTTGAAGGAAACGAACCTTTTCATTTCGCGGCCGGTGGATCTCCAGGAAATCAGCGCGTAA
- a CDS encoding EscU/YscU/HrcU family type III secretion system export apparatus switch protein: MISVALKFIPQKDNAPVITASASGLLGDVIRKTAQKNFVPIVENPILAESLSEFPVGSEIPENLYRAVGAIFSMILELDSNSGKREMLK; encoded by the coding sequence ATGATCAGTGTCGCCCTCAAATTCATCCCACAAAAAGACAACGCGCCCGTGATCACCGCTTCGGCCTCCGGCCTTTTGGGAGATGTAATTCGTAAGACCGCACAAAAAAATTTCGTTCCGATCGTTGAGAACCCGATTCTTGCAGAATCGCTTTCCGAGTTTCCGGTCGGGTCGGAAATTCCCGAAAATTTATACAGAGCCGTCGGTGCGATCTTTTCTATGATCCTGGAATTGGATTCAAATTCCGGAAAAAGGGAAATGTTAAAATGA